The proteins below are encoded in one region of Vibrio sp. ED004:
- a CDS encoding helicase-related protein — protein sequence MLKLEDIKKGSEINGIEPDEIVKIVSVDSLGDAALEIVYKTSQGRLGERMLFRSDEAKLNLATVGRAWSFDAAGQEFKLGLEAFRISLAHLFDPMMAVHTSSVEPLPHQISAVYEFMLQKQPLRYVLADDPGAGKTIMAGLLIRELLMRSDAKRIMVVSPGSLTEQWQDELLEKFGVQFEIFSKEKQEQCSSGNYFDEQDLLIVRLDQLSRNEDYQEKLKNTEFDLIIVDEAHKMSASYFGSKINETKRFKLGKLLGSICRHYLLMTATPHNGKEEDFQLFMSLLDSDRFYGKFREGAHKVDVTDMMRRMVKEELLKFDGTPLFPERRAYTANYSLSPLEAELYTDVTDYVREEMNRADKVGGKRKGTVGFALTQLQRRLASSPEAIYQSIKRRGKRLESRLNEEKLLHRGHQIAETYGKYKTHIPENIDDLEEELTAEEYELYAEQLVDQATAAETIPELEAEIEILKGLEEKASRVAKSGNDKKWEELSSLLQDRPEMKTASGNRRKLIIFTEHKDTLNYLQARIMDLLGNPRAVNTISGSTNRDERRKIQEEFRSNPELLVLIATDAAGEGVNLQNANLMVNYDLPWNPNRLEQRFGRIHRIGQTEVCHLWNIVASETREGDVFQKLFDKLEIEKQSLGGKVFDILGEAFENVSLKEMLLEAIRYGEDPKVKAKLNEKIEGALDTEHLTGILKRNALTEQHMTMEDLYAVKEEMEKAEARKLQPYFIRAFFTEAFEHLGGQLRLRESNRFEIRHVPSDIRERDRVIGETRTPVMKRYERICFDKENIRVDGKPMAALMHPAHPLMHAATDLVLSAHRSKLKQGAVLVDPTDDGTEPSVLFTIDHSIREGEGDSPLTVSRRLQFVSIDQDGNPSHSGYAPHLDLIPIDNYDRKLVRDIVEASWVQSGLETTALKYASGEIVPQHYQEVSSRYKQQSEKIMAAVHERLIKEISYWQDRYLKLEMDMQAGKQPRMQPEMAKRRVEELTSRLEQRKRELVSMANVVSSTPVVISGALVIPQGLLAMRKGETQFTADAEARSRVEKVAMNAVFKAEQSLGHITKDVSIDKCGWDITSRVPPKAEGGLVVQDRHIEVKGRSKGQTTITVSRNEIMYALNQQDKFWLAIVVVDADTYAGPFYVRNPFTKEPDFGVASINYELSELLEKATTAEQTI from the coding sequence ATGCTAAAGCTAGAAGACATCAAAAAAGGCTCTGAGATCAATGGAATCGAGCCAGACGAGATTGTGAAAATTGTCTCAGTAGACTCTCTTGGGGATGCAGCTCTAGAGATTGTTTATAAGACTAGCCAAGGGAGGCTTGGAGAGCGAATGCTATTTCGCTCAGATGAAGCAAAGCTAAATCTAGCCACAGTTGGAAGAGCATGGAGTTTTGATGCCGCTGGTCAAGAATTCAAGCTTGGTCTTGAAGCTTTTCGAATCAGCCTTGCACATTTGTTTGATCCAATGATGGCAGTACATACCTCAAGTGTAGAGCCTCTTCCTCACCAGATATCTGCTGTATATGAATTTATGCTGCAAAAGCAACCTCTTCGCTATGTCTTAGCTGATGATCCTGGGGCGGGTAAAACAATCATGGCTGGTCTACTGATCCGTGAACTATTAATGAGATCGGATGCCAAGAGGATCATGGTTGTTTCGCCAGGTTCTCTGACCGAGCAGTGGCAAGATGAACTGCTAGAGAAGTTCGGTGTTCAATTTGAAATTTTTAGTAAAGAGAAGCAAGAACAGTGTTCATCAGGGAACTATTTTGATGAACAAGACCTTTTAATTGTTCGACTCGATCAGCTTTCAAGAAACGAAGATTACCAAGAAAAACTCAAAAATACCGAGTTCGACCTAATCATTGTCGATGAAGCACACAAGATGTCAGCAAGCTACTTTGGTAGTAAAATCAATGAAACTAAACGATTTAAACTTGGAAAGCTATTAGGTTCAATATGCCGTCATTACCTTCTTATGACAGCTACTCCGCATAACGGAAAAGAAGAAGATTTTCAGTTGTTCATGTCTCTGCTTGATAGCGATAGGTTTTACGGAAAGTTCCGAGAAGGTGCGCATAAAGTTGATGTCACTGACATGATGAGACGAATGGTTAAGGAAGAGCTTTTAAAGTTTGACGGAACACCTCTATTTCCAGAAAGACGAGCTTATACCGCTAACTACAGTTTATCCCCGCTTGAGGCTGAGCTTTACACCGATGTGACTGATTATGTTCGAGAAGAAATGAATCGAGCTGATAAAGTCGGTGGTAAAAGAAAAGGGACGGTCGGTTTTGCATTAACACAGCTTCAAAGACGTTTAGCTTCAAGTCCTGAAGCGATCTATCAATCTATTAAAAGGCGTGGAAAGCGCCTTGAATCTCGATTAAATGAAGAAAAACTATTGCATCGAGGTCATCAGATTGCGGAAACCTATGGTAAATATAAAACACATATCCCAGAAAATATTGATGATCTTGAAGAAGAGTTAACAGCAGAAGAATACGAACTATATGCTGAGCAATTAGTCGATCAAGCGACAGCGGCTGAAACAATTCCAGAGCTTGAAGCTGAAATTGAAATTCTTAAAGGTTTAGAAGAAAAAGCTAGTCGAGTTGCAAAGTCAGGGAACGATAAAAAATGGGAAGAGCTTTCAAGCTTGCTTCAAGACCGACCTGAAATGAAGACTGCAAGTGGTAATAGACGTAAGCTTATAATCTTCACCGAACATAAAGACACTTTAAACTATCTACAAGCTCGTATCATGGATCTCTTGGGTAACCCGAGAGCTGTGAATACCATCTCTGGTTCAACGAATAGAGATGAAAGAAGAAAGATACAAGAAGAGTTTAGAAGCAACCCAGAGTTGCTAGTGCTAATAGCGACAGATGCAGCAGGTGAAGGTGTTAACTTACAAAACGCTAACTTGATGGTTAACTACGACCTTCCGTGGAACCCTAATCGACTAGAACAGCGTTTTGGACGAATTCACCGAATTGGTCAAACAGAGGTTTGTCATCTTTGGAATATTGTTGCTTCTGAAACAAGAGAAGGGGATGTTTTTCAAAAACTATTCGATAAGTTAGAAATTGAAAAACAATCCTTGGGCGGAAAGGTCTTCGACATTTTGGGGGAGGCATTTGAAAATGTATCTCTGAAAGAAATGCTCCTTGAAGCGATTCGATATGGTGAAGACCCTAAAGTCAAAGCAAAGTTAAATGAGAAAATTGAAGGAGCATTAGATACGGAGCACCTGACAGGAATACTTAAACGAAATGCACTCACTGAACAGCACATGACGATGGAAGATTTGTATGCTGTTAAAGAAGAGATGGAGAAAGCAGAAGCGAGAAAATTACAGCCTTACTTTATCAGGGCGTTTTTCACAGAAGCATTTGAACATCTAGGGGGGCAACTTCGCCTCAGAGAATCTAATCGATTTGAAATTCGTCATGTACCATCCGATATACGAGAAAGAGATCGTGTAATAGGTGAAACCCGAACCCCAGTGATGAAGCGCTATGAGCGAATATGTTTCGATAAAGAAAATATTCGAGTGGATGGTAAACCTATGGCTGCTTTGATGCACCCTGCTCATCCGTTAATGCACGCAGCAACTGATTTAGTGTTATCTGCGCATAGAAGTAAACTAAAACAGGGAGCTGTTTTAGTTGACCCTACTGACGATGGTACAGAGCCGTCAGTACTATTTACGATTGATCATAGTATCCGTGAAGGAGAGGGAGATAGTCCATTAACAGTATCAAGACGTCTCCAATTCGTTAGCATTGACCAGGATGGGAATCCATCCCACTCAGGCTATGCTCCGCACTTAGATCTAATACCTATCGATAACTACGACAGAAAATTAGTGAGGGATATTGTTGAAGCGTCTTGGGTTCAGTCTGGGCTAGAAACGACAGCATTAAAATATGCCTCGGGGGAAATTGTCCCTCAGCACTATCAAGAGGTTAGTTCTCGTTATAAGCAGCAGTCAGAAAAAATAATGGCAGCAGTTCATGAGCGCTTAATTAAAGAAATTAGTTACTGGCAAGATCGATACCTAAAGCTAGAAATGGATATGCAAGCAGGTAAACAGCCTCGAATGCAACCAGAGATGGCAAAAAGACGAGTTGAAGAGTTAACTTCTCGCCTAGAACAACGAAAACGTGAGCTTGTGTCAATGGCAAATGTAGTATCATCTACACCTGTAGTGATAAGTGGCGCTTTGGTGATCCCTCAAGGGCTTCTAGCTATGAGGAAAGGTGAAACCCAATTTACCGCAGATGCAGAAGCTCGCTCTAGAGTTGAAAAAGTAGCAATGAATGCCGTTTTTAAAGCAGAGCAAAGCTTAGGTCACATAACTAAAGATGTTTCAATTGACAAATGTGGTTGGGATATTACTTCGAGAGTACCTCCAAAGGCTGAAGGGGGTCTTGTCGTACAGGATCGACATATTGAAGTAAAAGGGCGTTCTAAAGGTCAAACTACTATAACTGTGAGTCGTAATGAAATTATGTATGCGCTAAACCAACAAGATAAGTTTTGGTTGGCAATAGTAGTAGTTGATGCTGATACATACGCAGGTCCTTTTTATGTGAGAAATCCGTTTACCAAAGAGCCTGATTTTGGTGTTGCTAGCATTAATTACGAGCTTAGTGAGTTACTAGAAAAAGCAACAACAGCAGAACAAACAATATAG
- a CDS encoding DEAD/DEAH box helicase, with protein sequence MDELESVNQRIEQLKSELSQLEKRRNELLSSTVNPEQTLLTPGQKIELFQSYFRGNHHCFANRWQNAAGRNGYSIACSNEWQQGICEKPKVKCLECLNQAFKPLDRDAIYRHLTGAEVIGLYPIQPDNSCFLLAIDFDKSDWLQASQAYVEACEFYALDCLWERSRSGKGAHVWIFFESATTAKDARELGFLLLDKAMQIHSALAFDSYDRLFPNQDVLPTGGIGNLIALPLQKQARANQNSVFLDRFGQAYADQWLALKSVQKVPVSKLEKLISAIDKKAKQPDVNDLKPWERNVLPTSGIDGCPSNVTVVLANRIYLPLSELPNPLVARLKKLASFSNPKFFKAQGMRLSTNGIARFICLAELDNGYLSLPRGCLDDVQEILADLHIKVDLVDKRTLGQRLELVNFQGELRQSQQKAVDSLLKFDCGVLHAPTAFGKTVTAIGLIAQRKVNTLILVHSKQLADQWKERLTAFSDGIDIGIYTGARKKPTAQVDIATYQSLISRSDNTVNPIIQEYGQIIVDECHHLSAPQYERVLSEAHAKYVYGVSATLERRDGHQPIIFMQLGRVRHTIKVDKAFQFQQILHCRKLAYVPQLALTNDESKPHISEVYRWLMENPERNKQILSDTQSEILKGRVPIILTERREHAATLYNALIEEGVKAQLLVGAMKKKSLKQVMEQLDSAQVLVATGKFVGEGFDLPRLDTLILALPVSWKGSLIQYIGRIQRQYQGKTEVKVIDYVDTKLPMLQRMFKKREKGYKALGFEEEVQGRGYQPSLDLPVDTASE encoded by the coding sequence ATGGATGAGCTTGAGTCAGTAAATCAAAGAATTGAACAGTTGAAATCCGAGCTATCTCAGCTTGAGAAAAGACGAAATGAGTTACTGTCTAGTACTGTGAATCCAGAGCAAACTCTGTTAACTCCAGGACAGAAAATCGAACTATTTCAAAGTTACTTCCGAGGAAATCACCACTGTTTCGCTAATCGTTGGCAAAACGCGGCAGGTCGAAATGGTTACTCAATAGCTTGCTCCAATGAGTGGCAGCAAGGGATATGTGAAAAGCCGAAGGTAAAGTGTTTAGAGTGCTTGAATCAAGCTTTTAAACCTTTGGATAGAGATGCGATCTATCGTCACTTAACTGGCGCTGAAGTCATTGGCTTATATCCTATACAGCCTGACAATTCGTGTTTCTTATTAGCCATAGATTTTGATAAAAGCGACTGGCTTCAGGCATCTCAAGCTTATGTTGAAGCGTGTGAGTTTTATGCTCTGGATTGTTTGTGGGAGCGCTCTCGTTCAGGTAAAGGAGCGCATGTCTGGATTTTCTTTGAATCCGCAACAACAGCAAAGGATGCAAGAGAGTTAGGCTTTCTTCTCTTAGACAAAGCGATGCAAATCCATAGTGCATTAGCTTTTGATTCTTATGACCGACTCTTCCCTAATCAGGATGTTTTACCCACTGGCGGTATCGGCAATCTAATCGCTTTACCCTTACAAAAACAAGCAAGGGCTAATCAAAACTCAGTGTTTTTGGATCGTTTTGGTCAAGCCTATGCCGATCAATGGTTGGCACTAAAATCAGTTCAGAAAGTACCAGTATCTAAACTTGAAAAGCTGATATCGGCTATAGATAAAAAAGCTAAACAACCAGACGTTAATGACTTGAAACCATGGGAACGTAACGTATTGCCAACATCGGGCATTGATGGGTGTCCGTCAAACGTAACCGTAGTATTGGCAAACCGCATTTATTTACCTCTCTCAGAGCTTCCTAATCCATTAGTCGCTAGACTCAAAAAGTTAGCATCATTTTCTAACCCCAAGTTTTTTAAAGCGCAAGGCATGCGTCTTTCAACTAATGGTATAGCTCGCTTTATATGCTTAGCGGAGTTAGATAATGGCTATTTAAGCTTACCTAGAGGCTGCCTTGATGATGTACAGGAAATCTTGGCGGATCTGCATATCAAGGTAGATCTCGTTGATAAAAGAACGCTTGGGCAGAGGTTGGAGTTAGTTAACTTTCAGGGTGAGTTACGACAATCACAGCAAAAAGCAGTGGACTCCTTGCTTAAGTTTGATTGCGGTGTGCTACATGCTCCAACTGCTTTCGGTAAGACGGTGACGGCTATCGGTCTGATAGCTCAACGCAAAGTTAATACGCTGATTTTAGTGCATAGCAAGCAACTCGCAGACCAATGGAAGGAACGTCTAACAGCCTTCTCTGACGGCATTGATATCGGTATTTATACTGGGGCAAGGAAAAAACCAACAGCTCAAGTCGATATTGCTACCTATCAAAGCCTGATAAGCCGAAGTGATAATACTGTAAACCCAATAATACAGGAGTATGGTCAGATCATTGTTGATGAATGCCATCATTTATCTGCACCGCAATATGAACGCGTGTTGTCAGAGGCTCATGCGAAATATGTCTATGGAGTAAGCGCGACTTTAGAACGTAGAGATGGGCATCAACCCATTATTTTCATGCAATTGGGTAGGGTGAGACACACGATCAAGGTTGATAAAGCATTTCAATTCCAACAGATACTGCATTGTAGAAAACTAGCGTATGTCCCACAGCTTGCTCTGACTAATGATGAATCAAAGCCACATATCTCAGAAGTTTATCGTTGGCTTATGGAGAACCCAGAGAGAAACAAGCAAATCTTATCTGATACTCAATCTGAAATCTTGAAAGGTCGAGTTCCTATCATTTTGACTGAACGAAGAGAGCATGCTGCCACTCTCTATAATGCTTTAATTGAAGAGGGCGTTAAAGCTCAGCTACTTGTTGGAGCTATGAAGAAAAAGTCTTTGAAACAAGTAATGGAGCAGCTCGATTCAGCTCAGGTACTTGTTGCCACAGGAAAATTTGTCGGTGAAGGGTTTGATTTACCGAGACTTGATACATTGATCTTAGCGCTACCTGTATCGTGGAAAGGCTCGTTAATACAGTATATAGGACGAATTCAAAGGCAATATCAAGGTAAAACAGAAGTGAAGGTGATTGACTACGTAGATACTAAATTACCAATGCTACAACGAATGTTTAAGAAGCGAGAGAAAGGCTATAAAGCCCTTGGTTTTGAAGAGGAAGTACAAGGACGTGGTTATCAGCCTTCATTAGACTTGCCTGTAGATACTGCATCTGAGTAG
- a CDS encoding recombinase family protein, producing MIYGYLRASTSEQDANRARAYIDTFADKQKVRVDKYFVENASGRDFDRPVLNQMIDIAKDGDTILVEQLDRLTRLSSDDWERLKNKLVQSGVSIVALDIPTSYQLLKKSDSVTDELTSIIFKKINELLFDVLAVIASKDYEDRRRRQAEGIEKAKKDGKYKGKQQTQETIDKCTLANEYISKNGLSQVNACQLAGVSISTWRRFHKSN from the coding sequence ATGATTTATGGCTATTTGAGAGCTTCAACTTCAGAACAAGATGCAAATCGAGCGAGAGCTTACATCGATACATTTGCTGATAAGCAAAAGGTTAGAGTGGATAAGTACTTCGTTGAAAACGCATCTGGTCGAGATTTTGACCGACCAGTTCTGAATCAGATGATCGACATTGCCAAAGATGGCGACACCATCCTTGTTGAGCAGTTAGATCGATTAACGCGTCTGTCTTCTGATGATTGGGAAAGACTGAAAAACAAGCTAGTTCAATCTGGAGTATCTATCGTTGCGCTTGATATTCCTACAAGCTATCAACTTCTGAAAAAAAGCGACTCAGTCACTGATGAACTTACCAGCATTATCTTCAAGAAAATTAATGAACTTCTTTTTGATGTGCTCGCTGTTATTGCTTCAAAGGACTATGAAGACCGCAGAAGAAGGCAGGCAGAAGGGATTGAGAAAGCCAAAAAAGACGGTAAATACAAAGGTAAGCAACAAACTCAAGAAACCATTGATAAATGTACTTTGGCAAACGAGTACATATCCAAAAATGGTCTTTCACAAGTAAATGCTTGTCAGCTAGCTGGAGTGTCTATTTCAACTTGGCGGAGATTTCACAAAAGCAACTAA
- a CDS encoding DUF1156 domain-containing protein, producing MIEIKVPKKLIEVALPLDDINVAAGKEKSIRQGHPSTLHLWWARRPLAAARAVLFAQMVNDPGYQRELGFGVNKQEAEKKREELFDIIRDLVKWENSNNEDVLERAKNEIWNSWREVCHLNRNHPEASSLFDPTTLPGSHDPFAGGGTIPLEAQRLGLNSSASDLNPVPIVLNKAMIELPGRFREQEPLSHSLSTLNAKPCKKSLIKEWDRALGMAEDVRYFGEWIRSRVEQKISSYYPKVVIDQSKIEQRPDLEPYLGQELNVIAWIWARTVPSPNPAFNGQPVPLASSFVLSSKKSNLSWVEPVIKKGAYAFEVKTGTSIPEDAKQGTKAGRGGNFTCLLSGVPIPVQYIREQGKEGKLGSKLMGIVLEGKKGRVYISPSEHDEKIDIDKANLWQPSLDINHNPRDIRTQLYGLTKYSDLFTDRQLLALNAFSHEVINLKDNVSKEFNIGVDGESLADGGLGTAAYLEAISVYLGLAVGKAVDYNSTLCSWISGGQTMRNTFGRQAIPMVWDFAEANPIGNSTGCFVSGVEQVAKVIEKLPASSIGHVEQADATNQTISKLKVVSCDPPYFDNIAYADLADYFYVWMRKNLRNVWPDVFGTIAVPKAEELVASPHRHGKGAESFFMNGMTNAMKQVASQCHPAFPTTIYYAFKQSDTKDSKTSNSGWETFLEATIGAGFGIQGTWPMRTERESRTVSIGSNALASSIILVCNKRSEDAETISRRHFQRVLKADMPEALEAMIGGETGQSPIAPVDLAQAAIGPGMAIYSKYNAVLNQDGSKMSVHDALIMINKEITDYLNPDAGAYDADTLFCSDWFDQYGWSQGEFGIADTLARAKGTSVEGVHEAGVIEAGAGKVRLLRWEDMDSDWDPKSDNRVPVWEACHQIIRELNQKGESAAGALLARMPEHGEAIRQLAYHMYTLCERKKWAEDARAYNELITAWHSVVEASLEAGHKNEQMGFDL from the coding sequence ATGATTGAAATTAAAGTACCCAAAAAACTTATTGAAGTAGCTTTACCTTTGGATGATATTAACGTAGCTGCTGGTAAGGAAAAGTCAATTAGACAGGGGCATCCGAGCACATTACACCTTTGGTGGGCAAGACGACCACTTGCCGCAGCACGAGCTGTTCTCTTTGCACAAATGGTTAATGATCCAGGGTACCAACGAGAACTCGGATTTGGAGTAAATAAACAAGAAGCAGAGAAGAAACGAGAAGAATTGTTTGACATTATTAGAGACTTAGTTAAATGGGAAAACTCCAATAATGAGGATGTTCTTGAACGTGCAAAGAATGAAATATGGAATAGTTGGCGAGAGGTATGTCACTTAAACCGTAATCACCCCGAAGCTAGCTCCCTATTTGATCCGACTACCCTACCAGGGAGTCACGATCCCTTTGCAGGTGGAGGAACTATTCCTCTTGAAGCTCAAAGGTTAGGTTTGAACAGCTCAGCTTCAGATTTAAATCCTGTTCCTATCGTGTTAAACAAAGCTATGATTGAGTTGCCAGGTAGGTTCAGAGAACAAGAGCCATTGTCTCATAGCTTATCTACTTTGAACGCTAAGCCCTGTAAAAAATCATTAATAAAAGAATGGGATAGAGCGCTTGGGATGGCTGAAGATGTACGCTATTTTGGAGAGTGGATACGTTCAAGAGTCGAACAAAAAATTTCTTCTTATTACCCAAAGGTCGTTATTGATCAAAGTAAAATTGAACAAAGACCTGATTTAGAACCCTATTTAGGACAAGAGTTGAATGTTATTGCTTGGATTTGGGCTAGAACTGTTCCAAGTCCTAATCCAGCTTTTAATGGTCAACCTGTCCCGTTAGCTTCTAGTTTTGTACTGTCTTCTAAGAAATCAAATCTCTCATGGGTAGAGCCAGTGATTAAAAAAGGCGCGTATGCTTTTGAAGTTAAAACGGGAACCTCTATTCCTGAAGATGCTAAACAAGGAACCAAAGCAGGCAGAGGTGGTAACTTCACTTGCTTACTATCTGGAGTGCCTATTCCTGTTCAGTACATTAGAGAGCAAGGAAAAGAAGGGAAGCTAGGCTCTAAGTTGATGGGGATAGTTCTAGAAGGGAAGAAAGGACGCGTGTACATATCACCTTCTGAACATGATGAAAAAATAGATATTGATAAAGCTAATTTATGGCAACCAAGCTTGGATATAAACCATAATCCAAGAGACATTAGAACACAGTTATATGGTCTAACAAAATATAGTGATCTATTTACGGATCGCCAGCTACTAGCTTTGAATGCATTTTCTCATGAAGTTATTAATTTAAAAGATAATGTTTCAAAAGAGTTTAACATAGGTGTTGATGGTGAGAGTCTTGCTGATGGTGGTTTAGGAACTGCTGCGTATTTAGAAGCGATTTCAGTATACTTAGGTTTAGCTGTAGGAAAAGCAGTTGATTATAACTCTACACTTTGCAGTTGGATCAGTGGTGGTCAAACTATGAGGAATACTTTTGGTCGCCAAGCTATTCCTATGGTTTGGGATTTCGCAGAAGCAAATCCAATAGGTAACTCAACAGGTTGTTTTGTTAGTGGTGTTGAACAAGTCGCTAAAGTAATAGAGAAGTTACCTGCATCCAGTATAGGTCATGTAGAACAAGCTGATGCAACAAATCAAACTATCTCAAAATTAAAGGTAGTATCTTGTGATCCTCCATATTTTGATAATATAGCTTATGCTGATCTCGCGGATTATTTTTATGTTTGGATGAGAAAAAACCTGAGAAATGTATGGCCAGATGTTTTTGGGACTATAGCTGTTCCAAAGGCAGAGGAATTAGTTGCAAGCCCTCATAGACATGGTAAAGGTGCAGAAAGCTTTTTCATGAATGGTATGACCAATGCTATGAAGCAAGTGGCGAGTCAGTGTCACCCAGCATTTCCGACAACGATTTATTATGCTTTTAAGCAATCAGATACAAAAGACTCGAAGACATCTAATTCTGGTTGGGAAACTTTTTTAGAGGCAACAATTGGCGCTGGCTTTGGTATACAAGGTACTTGGCCAATGAGAACTGAAAGGGAAAGTCGTACAGTTAGTATTGGTTCTAATGCTCTAGCATCGTCAATTATACTTGTATGTAATAAAAGATCCGAAGATGCTGAAACCATTTCAAGACGACATTTCCAGCGAGTACTAAAAGCTGATATGCCCGAAGCTCTTGAGGCGATGATTGGGGGGGAAACTGGTCAGTCACCAATTGCTCCTGTTGACTTAGCGCAGGCTGCTATTGGTCCAGGTATGGCAATCTACTCTAAATACAATGCTGTCCTAAACCAGGATGGCTCAAAAATGAGTGTTCATGACGCACTGATCATGATCAATAAGGAAATTACGGATTACCTTAACCCTGATGCAGGTGCTTATGATGCTGATACTCTGTTCTGTTCGGATTGGTTTGATCAATATGGTTGGAGTCAGGGAGAGTTTGGTATCGCTGATACATTAGCTCGTGCGAAAGGAACATCTGTAGAAGGTGTTCATGAAGCAGGAGTTATTGAGGCTGGTGCAGGTAAAGTAAGGCTACTTCGCTGGGAAGATATGGATAGTGATTGGGATCCTAAGTCTGACAACCGAGTACCTGTATGGGAAGCGTGCCACCAAATAATCCGAGAGCTTAACCAGAAAGGCGAGTCAGCAGCAGGTGCATTGTTAGCTAGAATGCCTGAGCATGGTGAAGCTATTCGTCAACTTGCTTATCACATGTATACTTTGTGTGAGCGTAAGAAGTGGGCTGAAGATGCAAGAGCGTACAACGAACTTATTACAGCGTGGCACTCTGTTGTTGAAGCATCTCTGGAAGCTGGTCATAAGAATGAACAGATGGGCTTTGACTTATAA